One Candidatus Eremiobacterota bacterium genomic window carries:
- a CDS encoding aspartate aminotransferase family protein, with the protein MTPIAISKGARLVTQHPHLMQNYGRLEINIVRGDGCWLYDESGNAYLDLVAGIAVCALGHAHPRIARAIAEQAATLVHVSNLVHHEPAGTLADRLAQLAGFDAVFFCNSGAEANEAAIKLARKHAWRRGEKRRNVILAAKGSFHGRTLGALAATDNPAYHEGFEPLPLGFAHVEYNDVAALEAAIGETTACFLVEPVQGESGVVPATKEYLDAARRLCDERGALLIFDEVQCGMGRLGRLFAHQLYDVKPDAFTLAKSLANGLPIGALVVRGDAATSLQPGDHGTTFGGSPVPAAAALEHLAVRDVLDLDEHVTTVGALLRDELAAVAADYPAVFEPPRGLGLMLGLPVREPHGAKDFVARGLDHGVFLNAAGRNTLRFVPPLVISADEVRDAAQRLRATIATVLRG; encoded by the coding sequence ATGACCCCGATTGCAATTTCTAAGGGCGCGCGGCTCGTCACGCAGCATCCGCATCTGATGCAGAACTACGGGCGGTTGGAGATCAACATCGTCCGGGGCGACGGTTGCTGGCTCTACGACGAGTCGGGGAACGCATACCTCGATCTGGTGGCGGGGATCGCGGTGTGCGCGCTCGGGCACGCGCATCCGCGGATCGCGCGCGCGATCGCCGAGCAGGCGGCGACGCTCGTGCACGTGAGCAATCTGGTGCACCACGAGCCGGCAGGGACGCTCGCCGACCGGCTCGCGCAGCTCGCAGGTTTCGACGCGGTCTTCTTCTGCAACAGCGGCGCCGAGGCGAACGAAGCGGCGATCAAGCTGGCGCGCAAGCACGCCTGGCGGCGCGGGGAGAAACGGCGCAACGTCATCCTCGCCGCCAAAGGCTCGTTCCACGGCCGCACGCTGGGCGCGCTCGCCGCGACCGACAATCCGGCATACCACGAAGGCTTCGAGCCGCTGCCGCTCGGGTTCGCGCACGTCGAGTACAACGACGTCGCCGCGCTCGAGGCGGCGATCGGCGAGACGACCGCGTGCTTTCTGGTCGAGCCGGTGCAGGGCGAGAGCGGCGTCGTCCCCGCGACGAAAGAATACCTCGATGCCGCGCGGCGGTTGTGCGACGAGCGCGGCGCGTTGCTGATCTTCGACGAGGTGCAGTGCGGAATGGGCAGACTCGGCCGGCTCTTCGCCCACCAGCTCTACGACGTGAAACCGGACGCGTTCACGCTCGCGAAGTCGCTGGCGAACGGGTTGCCGATCGGCGCGCTCGTCGTGCGCGGCGACGCCGCGACGTCGCTGCAGCCGGGCGATCACGGCACCACGTTCGGCGGTTCGCCCGTCCCCGCCGCCGCCGCGCTCGAGCACCTCGCCGTCCGTGACGTCCTCGACTTGGACGAGCACGTCACCACCGTCGGCGCGCTGCTGCGCGACGAGCTCGCCGCGGTCGCCGCCGACTATCCGGCGGTGTTCGAACCGCCGCGCGGGCTCGGCCTGATGCTGGGGCTTCCCGTGCGCGAGCCGCACGGCGCGAAGGACTTCGTCGCGCGCGGGCTCGACCACGGCGTCTTCCTCAACGCCGCGGGGCGGAACACGCTGCGCTTCGTTCCGCCGCTTGTCATCTCGGCCGACGAGGTGCGCGACGCGGCGCAACGGCTTCGCGCGACGATCGCCACGGTGCTGCGCGGCTAG
- a CDS encoding sigma-70 family RNA polymerase sigma factor: protein MSQSDAGAVERVARCFREDAGRTVAALARALGDIELAEDALQDAYLTALERWPRLGFPARPSAWIFTAARNRAIDRLRHERLGREKLRRLAALEPPADVVDDAPEDDAMSAVPDDRLGLIFACCHPALGIEARIALTLRTLAGLTTEEIADAFLVPHATMAQRLVRVKRKIRETAIPFDIPPAERLPERLDDVCTVLYLIFNEGYTASAGDQLVRRDLCDEAIRLGRVLATLMPQEPEVMGLLALMLYHDSRREARVAPDGSMIVLAEQDRTRWNRAKIAEADEWLRRAARHDAPGPYQLQATIAWAHVAPPSADEVDWRGVAELYRILEKMTPSPIVALNRAVAIGFADGPAAGLAALDALPREELGDYHHYHVARADALAKLGRDAEARAAYQAALARTQNTAEQSYLRAKIELTSV from the coding sequence TTGTCGCAGTCTGACGCCGGCGCGGTCGAGCGCGTCGCACGGTGCTTCCGCGAGGACGCGGGACGCACCGTCGCGGCGCTCGCGCGCGCGCTCGGCGACATCGAGCTGGCGGAAGACGCGCTGCAAGATGCGTACCTCACCGCGCTCGAGCGCTGGCCGCGGCTGGGCTTTCCGGCTCGGCCTTCGGCGTGGATCTTCACCGCGGCGCGCAATCGCGCGATCGACCGGCTGCGGCACGAACGGCTCGGCCGCGAAAAGCTGCGCCGGCTCGCCGCGCTCGAGCCTCCGGCGGACGTCGTGGACGATGCGCCCGAGGACGATGCGATGAGCGCCGTGCCGGACGACCGCCTCGGCTTGATCTTCGCCTGCTGCCATCCCGCGCTCGGCATCGAAGCGCGGATCGCGCTCACGCTGCGCACGCTCGCCGGTTTGACCACCGAAGAGATCGCGGATGCGTTCCTCGTTCCGCACGCGACGATGGCGCAGCGGCTGGTGCGGGTGAAGCGCAAGATTCGCGAAACGGCGATCCCGTTCGACATCCCGCCGGCGGAGCGGCTCCCCGAACGGCTCGACGACGTCTGCACGGTGCTGTATCTCATCTTCAACGAAGGCTACACGGCGAGCGCCGGCGATCAACTGGTGCGAAGAGACCTGTGCGACGAAGCGATCCGGCTCGGCCGCGTGCTCGCGACGCTGATGCCGCAAGAGCCGGAGGTGATGGGGCTGCTGGCGCTGATGCTCTACCACGACTCGCGCCGCGAGGCGCGCGTCGCGCCCGACGGCTCGATGATCGTGCTCGCCGAACAGGATCGCACGCGCTGGAACCGCGCGAAGATCGCCGAAGCGGACGAGTGGCTCAGGCGCGCGGCGCGGCACGACGCGCCGGGCCCGTACCAACTGCAAGCGACGATCGCGTGGGCGCACGTCGCGCCGCCGAGCGCGGACGAGGTCGACTGGCGCGGGGTCGCCGAGCTGTACCGCATCTTGGAGAAGATGACACCCTCGCCGATCGTCGCGCTGAACCGCGCGGTCGCGATCGGCTTCGCCGACGGCCCGGCCGCCGGGCTCGCCGCGCTCGATGCGTTGCCGCGCGAGGAGCTCGGCGACTACCATCACTACCACGTCGCCCGCGCCGACGCGCTGGCGAAGCTGGGCCGCGACGCCGAAGCGCGCGCGGCGTATCAAGCCGCGCTGGCGCGCACGCAGAACACCGCCGAGCAGAGCTACTTGCGCGCGAAGATCGAGCTTACGTCGGTTTGA
- a CDS encoding YciI family protein has product MKYMLLIYGPQRDREPTPEEWAEAMPKWEAYTSELRNRGAYVDAAPLAGVNTATTVRVRDGKRLVTDGPFAESKEYLGGYYVVEAPTIDGALEAAAMCPGAQTGSIEVRPIVAV; this is encoded by the coding sequence ATGAAATACATGCTGCTCATCTACGGCCCGCAGCGCGACCGCGAGCCGACCCCGGAAGAGTGGGCCGAGGCGATGCCCAAGTGGGAGGCGTACACGAGCGAGCTGCGCAACCGCGGCGCCTACGTCGACGCCGCCCCGCTCGCCGGCGTGAACACCGCGACGACGGTGCGCGTGCGCGACGGCAAGCGCCTCGTCACCGACGGCCCGTTCGCCGAGTCGAAGGAGTATCTCGGCGGCTACTACGTCGTCGAAGCGCCGACGATCGACGGCGCGCTCGAGGCGGCCGCGATGTGCCCCGGCGCGCAGACGGGGTCGATCGAGGTGCGGCCTATTGTCGCAGTCTGA
- the argH gene encoding argininosuccinate lyase: protein MNGPPADAHELQWGGRFASAPDAALLAYGSSLADDLAIARFDAQCSRAHVAALVAGKIISAADGAALEAALERVEAEIADGSFEIWAKARGFEDVHGAIDARVREIAGAAGDRLHSGRSRNDQVATTMLLFVRERAWDGARLCTDVAALCADRAAEELQRGTLLAATTHWQPAQPVLLAQWIDAVARGFVRAAERFARVAQDAQRFSPLGSAALAGSSLPLGRAAAAELLAFEAPSENSLDAVGDRDVLLDFVETCMRAVLTASRPSEELVVWAAPAFGYVRLDDAASTGSSLMPQKRNPDPFELVRAAAGALIGAYAGAAATVKGVALSYHRDLQTTKSLVIRASGDAFGALDAFRRAFAHVQFRHDAMTARAGTGYTLATDLADALIAAGATAREAHRAVGERVLLAEAAGRELDENDLQQLGIPNAPLDSRASVLAKRTSGSAHPDEVSVAIDATRAAIARVSERIPSYAKEGP from the coding sequence ATGAACGGCCCGCCGGCCGATGCGCACGAGCTGCAGTGGGGAGGCCGCTTTGCGAGCGCGCCCGACGCCGCGCTGCTCGCCTACGGCTCCTCGCTCGCCGACGATCTGGCGATCGCGCGGTTCGACGCGCAGTGCTCACGCGCGCACGTCGCCGCACTCGTCGCGGGAAAAATCATCTCCGCCGCCGACGGCGCGGCGCTCGAAGCGGCGCTCGAGCGCGTCGAGGCGGAGATCGCCGACGGGTCGTTCGAAATCTGGGCGAAGGCGCGCGGCTTCGAGGACGTCCACGGCGCGATCGACGCGCGCGTGCGCGAGATCGCCGGCGCGGCCGGCGACCGGCTGCACAGCGGCCGCAGCCGCAACGATCAAGTCGCGACGACGATGCTGCTGTTCGTGCGCGAACGCGCCTGGGACGGCGCGCGGCTTTGCACCGACGTTGCCGCGCTGTGCGCCGACCGTGCGGCCGAAGAGCTGCAGCGCGGGACGCTACTCGCCGCGACGACGCACTGGCAGCCCGCGCAGCCCGTGCTGCTCGCGCAGTGGATCGACGCGGTGGCGCGCGGCTTCGTGCGCGCCGCGGAGCGGTTCGCGCGCGTCGCGCAGGACGCGCAGCGGTTCTCGCCGCTCGGCAGCGCGGCGCTCGCCGGATCGTCGCTTCCGCTCGGGCGCGCGGCCGCCGCGGAGCTGCTCGCCTTCGAGGCGCCCTCGGAGAACTCGCTCGACGCGGTCGGCGACCGCGACGTGCTGCTCGACTTCGTCGAGACCTGCATGCGCGCGGTGCTCACCGCGTCGCGCCCCAGCGAAGAGCTCGTCGTGTGGGCGGCGCCGGCGTTCGGCTACGTGCGCCTCGACGACGCCGCGTCGACCGGCTCGAGCCTGATGCCGCAGAAGCGCAACCCCGATCCGTTCGAGCTGGTCCGCGCCGCGGCCGGCGCGCTGATCGGCGCGTACGCCGGCGCCGCCGCCACGGTGAAGGGCGTCGCGCTCTCGTACCACCGCGACCTGCAGACGACGAAATCGCTGGTCATTCGCGCGAGCGGTGACGCGTTCGGCGCGCTCGACGCGTTCCGGCGCGCGTTCGCGCACGTGCAGTTCCGCCACGACGCGATGACGGCGCGCGCCGGCACCGGCTACACGCTCGCCACCGATCTGGCCGACGCGCTGATCGCCGCGGGCGCAACGGCGCGCGAGGCGCACCGCGCGGTCGGCGAGCGCGTCCTGCTCGCCGAAGCCGCCGGCCGCGAGCTCGACGAAAACGATCTGCAGCAGCTCGGCATCCCGAACGCTCCGCTCGATTCGCGCGCGTCCGTGCTCGCGAAGCGCACGAGCGGATCAGCCCATCCGGACGAAGTCAGCGTAGCGATCGACGCGACGCGCGCGGCGATTGCGCGCGTTTCCGAACGGATTCCGTCCTACGCGAAGGAGGGCCCGTGA
- a CDS encoding N-acetyl-gamma-glutamyl-phosphate reductase translates to MITAHVVGASGYAAAELIRLIDRHPSVALGVLESRSQPGTRVADVFPWLPHVHVALEESGTALARVREDDVVFLAGGHDLAREQAPAFLAQGARVIDLSDAFRLHANAGEAVYGFPELHREKIKTARLVANPGCYVTAALLALVPLQPLVDRIANVVIDAKSGITGAGRTPAVSSMFAELDGDVRAYGLGGHRHGAEIVQEARDAGIAAPIIFSPHVVPLRRGILADVYLIPRGTISRDEVLAHFERFYAANPFVTVFRDLRAPHLPALEGTNDAHLAVAERDGVVQILSAIDNLGKGAAGQAIQNMNLVLGLPEEDGLNARTTVG, encoded by the coding sequence GTGATCACCGCCCACGTCGTCGGCGCGAGCGGGTACGCCGCCGCCGAGCTGATTCGTCTGATCGACCGCCACCCGTCGGTCGCGCTCGGCGTGCTGGAGAGCCGCTCGCAGCCCGGCACGCGGGTCGCGGACGTCTTCCCGTGGCTGCCGCACGTGCACGTCGCGCTCGAAGAGAGCGGGACGGCGCTGGCGCGCGTGCGGGAAGACGACGTCGTCTTTCTCGCCGGCGGGCACGACCTCGCGCGCGAGCAGGCGCCCGCGTTTCTCGCCCAAGGCGCGCGCGTGATCGATCTCTCGGACGCGTTCCGGCTGCACGCCAACGCGGGCGAGGCGGTGTACGGATTCCCGGAGCTGCACCGCGAGAAGATCAAAACGGCCCGGCTGGTGGCGAACCCCGGCTGCTACGTCACCGCCGCGCTGCTCGCGCTCGTGCCGCTGCAACCGCTAGTGGATCGGATCGCGAACGTCGTGATCGACGCGAAGAGCGGAATCACGGGCGCCGGCCGCACGCCGGCGGTGTCGTCGATGTTCGCGGAGCTCGACGGCGACGTGCGCGCCTACGGGCTCGGCGGACACCGGCACGGCGCGGAGATCGTGCAGGAGGCGCGCGACGCCGGGATCGCGGCGCCGATCATCTTTTCGCCGCACGTCGTGCCGCTGCGGCGCGGGATCCTCGCCGACGTCTATCTGATCCCGCGCGGGACGATCTCGCGCGACGAAGTTCTTGCGCACTTCGAGCGGTTCTACGCGGCGAACCCGTTCGTCACGGTGTTCCGCGACCTGCGCGCGCCGCATCTGCCGGCGCTCGAAGGGACGAACGACGCGCACCTGGCCGTCGCCGAGCGCGACGGCGTCGTGCAGATTCTCTCCGCGATCGACAACCTCGGCAAAGGCGCCGCCGGCCAAGCGATCCAGAACATGAACCTCGTACTCGGACTCCCGGAGGAAGACGGTCTCAATGCTCGCACAACAGTTGGCTGA
- the argJ gene encoding bifunctional glutamate N-acetyltransferase/amino-acid acetyltransferase ArgJ, producing the protein MLAQQLAETNGEAVRLIQVRGGLGAVPGVRMAGVHAGIKKRKSDLALIALPGPHVCAQVITTNEIKAAPLLATNAHLDADGEAIGALVCNSGCANACTGERGLRDAQNTARHAATLLGLRATQIVVASTGVIGVTLPMDRLAKGLDRAHKSLAEGPEASYDAAEAIMTTDHVPKLAAYAWHENGKRRVLGGIAKGSGMIAPNMATMLAFLVTDAEVSRASLTEALREAADGTFNMISVDGDMSTNDAVYCCAKPGDALASAGLRAALAAVCRDLAVAMVKDGEGATKTLTFTVSGARDERQARTIGRAVINSSLVKTALYGEDPNWGRIVAAAGSVGAGMNPDTWSLYLGGSTWVERGAIEAMSEAEAHHVLEEHNVEARLDLGLGEATATAWGCDLTGDYVRINAHYRT; encoded by the coding sequence ATGCTCGCACAACAGTTGGCTGAAACGAACGGAGAAGCAGTCCGTTTGATCCAGGTGCGCGGCGGTCTGGGCGCGGTGCCCGGCGTGCGGATGGCCGGCGTCCACGCCGGGATCAAGAAGCGCAAGAGCGACCTCGCGCTGATCGCGCTGCCGGGGCCGCACGTCTGCGCGCAAGTCATCACGACGAACGAGATCAAAGCGGCGCCGCTGTTGGCGACGAACGCGCACCTCGACGCCGACGGCGAGGCGATCGGCGCGCTCGTCTGCAATTCCGGCTGCGCGAACGCGTGCACCGGCGAGCGCGGTCTCCGTGACGCCCAGAACACCGCGCGCCACGCGGCGACGCTGCTCGGCCTGCGCGCGACGCAAATCGTCGTGGCGTCGACCGGCGTGATCGGCGTGACGCTGCCGATGGACCGGCTCGCGAAAGGGCTCGACCGCGCCCACAAGTCGCTCGCCGAAGGCCCCGAGGCCTCGTACGACGCGGCCGAAGCGATCATGACCACCGACCACGTGCCGAAGCTGGCCGCGTACGCCTGGCACGAGAACGGCAAGCGCCGCGTGCTCGGCGGGATCGCCAAAGGTTCGGGGATGATCGCTCCCAACATGGCGACGATGCTCGCGTTCTTGGTCACCGACGCCGAGGTCTCGCGGGCGTCGCTGACCGAGGCGCTGCGCGAAGCCGCCGACGGAACGTTCAACATGATCTCGGTCGACGGCGACATGTCGACCAACGACGCGGTCTACTGCTGCGCCAAGCCCGGCGACGCGCTGGCCTCGGCCGGCCTGCGCGCGGCGCTCGCGGCGGTCTGCCGCGACCTCGCCGTCGCGATGGTGAAGGACGGCGAAGGCGCGACCAAGACGCTGACCTTCACGGTGAGCGGCGCGCGCGACGAGCGGCAAGCGCGCACGATCGGCCGCGCGGTGATCAACTCGAGCCTGGTGAAGACGGCGCTCTACGGCGAAGACCCGAACTGGGGCCGCATCGTCGCCGCCGCCGGTTCCGTGGGCGCGGGAATGAACCCGGATACCTGGTCGCTGTACCTCGGCGGAAGCACTTGGGTCGAGCGCGGCGCGATCGAAGCGATGAGCGAAGCGGAAGCGCACCACGTCCTCGAAGAGCACAACGTCGAAGCGCGCCTCGATCTCGGCCTCGGCGAAGCAACCGCGACGGCGTGGGGCTGCGACCTCACCGGCGACTACGTCCGCATCAACGCCCACTACCGGACGTGA
- a CDS encoding argininosuccinate synthase encodes MKIVLAYSGGLDTSVLLKQFIDQGHQVVAMTLNLGESDMVAGEGSQDALEAVRQKALKLGALDAVLINARERFIEQYAYKALAANALYEGVYPLSAALSRPLIADLLVETAEQYGADAVAHGCTGKGNDQVRIEVGVRARAPHLKTLAPLRERPLSRPDAIAYAQAHGVPVAHTAAKPYSVDANLWGRSIEAGVLENPWNAPPEDAYAWTVSPQHAPAEGAEVVVAFRHGVPLALRQAQDDVSGAELVAELNKIAGANGVGRIDLIEDRVVGLKSREVYECPGSVTLIEAHKALERLVLTRDELRFKAGLDQKYAELIYDALWSSPLRDALDAFNAKLSERLTGEVRVQLVRGRAVVTGARSPFALYDEALATYGAGDTFRHDAAGGFIQIYGLPVAAGAAKAAEAAERATPEFA; translated from the coding sequence GTGAAGATCGTCCTGGCGTACTCGGGTGGGCTCGACACGTCGGTGCTGCTGAAGCAGTTCATCGACCAAGGGCATCAGGTCGTCGCGATGACGCTCAATTTGGGCGAGTCGGACATGGTCGCTGGCGAGGGCTCGCAGGACGCGCTCGAAGCGGTTCGGCAGAAGGCGCTGAAGCTTGGCGCGCTCGACGCGGTGCTGATCAACGCGCGCGAGCGCTTCATCGAGCAGTACGCCTACAAAGCACTCGCCGCCAACGCGTTGTACGAAGGCGTGTATCCGCTGAGCGCGGCGCTCTCGCGGCCGCTGATCGCGGACTTGCTGGTCGAGACGGCGGAGCAGTACGGCGCGGACGCGGTCGCGCACGGCTGCACCGGCAAAGGCAACGATCAAGTGCGCATCGAGGTCGGCGTGCGCGCGCGCGCGCCGCACCTCAAGACGCTCGCGCCCCTGCGCGAGCGGCCGCTCTCGCGTCCTGACGCGATCGCTTACGCGCAAGCGCACGGCGTCCCGGTCGCGCACACCGCGGCGAAGCCGTACTCGGTCGACGCGAACCTATGGGGCCGTTCGATCGAAGCCGGCGTCTTGGAGAACCCGTGGAACGCGCCGCCGGAGGACGCGTACGCGTGGACCGTCTCGCCGCAGCACGCGCCCGCGGAAGGCGCTGAAGTCGTCGTGGCGTTCCGGCACGGTGTGCCGCTCGCCCTTCGACAAGCTCAGGATGACGTGAGCGGCGCGGAGCTTGTCGCGGAATTGAACAAGATCGCCGGGGCGAACGGTGTGGGGCGGATCGACCTGATCGAAGACCGCGTCGTCGGGCTGAAGTCGCGCGAGGTGTACGAGTGCCCCGGGAGCGTCACGCTGATCGAGGCGCACAAGGCGCTCGAGCGGCTGGTGCTCACGCGCGACGAGCTGCGGTTCAAGGCCGGGCTCGACCAGAAGTACGCCGAGCTGATCTACGACGCGCTGTGGTCCTCGCCGCTGCGCGACGCGCTCGACGCCTTCAACGCGAAGCTCTCCGAACGGCTCACCGGCGAGGTGCGCGTGCAGCTGGTGCGCGGCCGCGCGGTCGTCACCGGCGCGCGCTCGCCGTTCGCGCTCTACGACGAGGCGCTCGCGACCTACGGCGCCGGCGACACCTTCCGCCACGACGCGGCCGGCGGTTTCATCCAGATTTACGGCCTCCCGGTCGCGGCCGGAGCCGCGAAGGCGGCCGAGGCCGCCGAGCGCGCCACCCCGGAATTCGCATGA
- a CDS encoding peroxiredoxin: protein MARANILPFLLAAASAALALGGPQPAAAALKDGAVAPPFTAQAALGGEVQTVDLKAALAKGPVVLYFFPKSFTTGCTVEAHMFSEHIADFKKLGATVIGVSGDDIATQQKFSTQECRSAFLVASDPGLVIAKDYDAVLKAPTYANRTSYVIAPDGTVAYSYTNLEPEKHVENALAALRALKPTK, encoded by the coding sequence ATGGCTAGAGCGAATATCCTGCCGTTTCTCCTCGCGGCCGCGAGCGCCGCGCTCGCGCTGGGCGGGCCGCAGCCCGCCGCGGCGGCGCTCAAAGACGGTGCCGTCGCGCCGCCGTTCACCGCGCAAGCCGCGCTCGGCGGCGAGGTGCAAACCGTCGACCTGAAGGCTGCGCTCGCCAAGGGCCCGGTGGTGCTGTACTTCTTTCCGAAGTCGTTCACGACCGGCTGCACGGTCGAAGCGCACATGTTTTCCGAGCACATCGCCGACTTCAAGAAGCTCGGCGCGACGGTGATCGGCGTGAGCGGCGACGACATCGCGACGCAGCAGAAGTTCTCCACGCAGGAGTGCCGCTCGGCGTTTCTCGTCGCCAGCGATCCTGGGCTGGTGATCGCGAAGGACTACGATGCAGTGCTGAAGGCGCCGACGTACGCCAACCGCACGTCGTACGTCATCGCGCCGGACGGCACGGTCGCGTACAGCTACACGAACCTCGAGCCCGAGAAGCACGTCGAGAACGCGCTCGCCGCGCTGCGAGCGCTCAAGCCGACGAAATAG
- a CDS encoding DUF5069 domain-containing protein yields the protein MRPVSLRRRPPRDPRARLAGLMLLPRTIDKARGLMRGGDPGEYIISPGISAWLLAECGFSEAEFIELVRRALDEAEIAAAVAARVPSERRDALNAVIKSLRVADLPHEHRERFARLHGAQDDELVVDVLVADDRCALRSTG from the coding sequence GTGCGGCCGGTCAGCTTGCGCCGCCGCCCCCCGCGCGACCCGCGCGCGCGGCTGGCCGGATTGATGCTGCTGCCGCGCACGATCGACAAGGCGCGCGGGCTGATGCGCGGCGGCGATCCCGGCGAGTACATCATCTCGCCCGGGATCAGCGCGTGGCTGCTCGCTGAGTGCGGTTTCTCCGAAGCGGAGTTCATCGAGCTGGTGCGCCGCGCGCTCGACGAGGCGGAGATCGCCGCGGCCGTCGCCGCCCGCGTCCCCTCCGAACGGCGCGACGCGCTGAACGCCGTCATCAAATCGCTGCGCGTCGCCGACCTGCCGCACGAGCACCGCGAGCGTTTCGCGCGCCTCCACGGAGCGCAAGACGACGAGCTCGTCGTCGACGTGCTCGTCGCCGACGACCGCTGCGCGCTGCGCTCCACCGGCTGA